The genomic stretch TAGTCACACCGGTTTTATTCGAAATCGATCGTCGTTTCACGGAACTAAATAAAGCATCTCATGCTATTCCATCTTCTATCATTAGTTCAAGGAGTGTCCAGGAAATTCTGTTGAGACTATTTCCACACAAGGATAGCAAAATCGGTAGGCTTAGATTAATAAAAGTAGCCGTTCAACCATTCCACCATAAAAATCAATTAGCGCCACCTGAAGCAAGCTCGAAAGAAGTTTGTGTAGGAGTTTATGGCACCATGGCAAGGAAATGGGCGCTGGAGAACGGGATGAAGGTGGATTACACCTTTAACGCACTAGATATGTGCGTAAGAGAAATCGCTATGGGACGCGATTTCATACTTTTAACGGACGATGTCCTGATGCCTCTTGTCCAATCCAAACTTACCAGGCTAGAAGAGCATTTTGGAATTAAGATCCCCACTGATATCTATTAGAACATTAATCTTTTACTTCCCAAACCTTGCGAATGAATCTGCGTACTAATCTTGGTTCTTTAACATATTGATATTCAACTCCACTGGACACATCAACGCAAAAAGGATGGACGGCAGTCACAGCTTCCTTGACGTTTTCAGGATTCAAACCTCCTGATAATATTATAGGATATGGATCCACTTGATCCCTTAGCCTACGGCATATCCCCCACTCCTCCTCTTTTGGCACATTTAGGGGGACGTCTCTGGTGTCCAGCACAGCGGCACTTACACAATTCCTAATGCGCCCCAAACGTTCCTCTTCATGGCCATTTCCAATTGGTACCAGTCCCCAAACCACTCCCGACACCATTCGAGTTATGAATCTTAAATCAGCAGGACTCATTAAGCTATGTACTTGAACTACATCTGGCTCAAGATAATTAGCCATTTTTACTATAAGAGCAGCATCTGTAGAGGTTGTAACCATTACCTTTTTTTGTTCAGTACACGACATCAATTCCTTGGCAGGTTTAAGCTCTAGGTTGCGAAATGAGCGCGAACCAACGACAAATCCTAAATAATCCGCAAACCTGGCCATCTCTATGTCCGAAGGTCTTGCGATACCGCATATTTTGACCTTGGTCATTCCCACCACCTTTTTCGAATTTTATGTTAATATGAAGTTCACTCACTAGCTTTCTTAATTCCCGATATTTCAATATAGGTTAAAATAAGAATTCATGTGCTCGGCAAACTGTTTTAAATTATTTTTAAATACTTAATTTTAATATTTAAGTCTTGATAAATTGCGAATTAACTCATCAATAAGATTTTATGCAGGAGT from Methanomassiliicoccales archaeon encodes the following:
- a CDS encoding phosphoribosylanthranilate isomerase; translated protein: MTKVKICGIARPSDIEMARFADYLGFVVGSRSFRNLELKPAKELMSCTEQKKVMVTTSTDAALIVKMANYLEPDVVQVHSLMSPADLRFITRMVSGVVWGLVPIGNGHEEERLGRIRNCVSAAVLDTRDVPLNVPKEEEWGICRRLRDQVDPYPIILSGGLNPENVKEAVTAVHPFCVDVSSGVEYQYVKEPRLVRRFIRKVWEVKD